The stretch of DNA TTAGtgaatggacggtttattgtctacccatcgtgaactcaaaccaacgaacttagacatttatcaagtatgctagaaaggtcctcgcgttagtattagtaaatagtgtgCAAAATAgtgcacacacactgcacgttgTTTTATacttgtgagtaattttcgtgtacgatacaaaaaaatctagctcacctgtagcgtatgtcaaaccacgttgaactcaaacatcgatgcatgtataatgatacatgagagagagaagaacgaattcgttttgggagaagtcacttcaaaatgcaattaagacaatgggcctgattctcgaatacacttcacggtggatacgaaataaacggcacgccattgaactacgttttacgagttagtgaagtgtcgaagataataatgaattttcaggcataatgagcacttttcaaataaaaagtcattaatgaaaattaacttcttcgtatcaaactggtatttaatgtgagtggaaaactttgttttcttcatgtgatataataatctcatacaaaaatttcctctgaagataatttgatattataatgattagtttagtgggaaactaatctcgtatccagatgtcgacacagtaccgttgtcatcgcggatacgtttcattccgtttccaccgtgaagtgtattcgaagtgtattcaagaatcaggcccaatttgactgggaagaatgaaatgatatagtcgagtcggtagagggagatagcgactaaacgcccgactgactgttcagtcgttttggcgtagaaactgcgtgaagaagccaaaagtcatttccgacggatatagtcagtcagatagtcagctgactacctcagttgactatgactatgccgagccctggtcACAACacaactcaattcaaatgaaattacaGTAGAATTCGTATATAATGACTCCGTTTATATTGACCTACCGCCTTTATTACGTAATTACACAACGAAGTTTGgtattcaaataaaattctTTGTAAAAAAGTCGGATATAGTGACTTCTTTACATGCATAAGTACAAAtctacataaaaaaagtttttttttataaaacgcTTATTATGACCTCTCTTCGATGTCTTTATAAACGGATTCCACTGTACAACAACATAGCAAAATCACTAGAAAGACTAGAATAAAAAACAATCCAAATGGCAGAACATAacaaatgaaagaatatttcgAAATTATAAGAAATGGTGTGAGCTCGTCAAAGATTACATTACAAAATAGAATAAGGCACAATTACAGTACATCTTCTCTCATTCAAGTTTTGCTCGTATACCTgccttttttaaatttaatgctCCACTATCAAGTTCTGTTGTACACAAAATAAATGATTTGTGTACAACAAAATTTGCCTGATGTCTGCAGTCAATTACTGCAATTCTTTTTTTGCCAATTATCGATCACGCCAACGGAATATCAATCACGCTCCCCTCAATTCAGTTATTAAATACacataaaattaatttattactcTACCGTTCACTGGGTTTGCGCTGCCATATCACACATGTATCGTATCGCGGTGCTCTCTACGAAATCCAACCATAGAAGAGGGCCCGATTGAGAGGAGATTTGAAAAGCTTATTCCTCCTCGATAGTGTCTGGCAGGCAATTTCAAGACGTTTGTGCTTTTCCGATATGCTGTAGTCGGGATATCTTCCGTTAAAATAGCTCGCTTACGCACATACACTTCAGTGTCAAGAACGAAGTTCAACATTCTCGCAACAGGATCGGCTACGAGTGAAACAGTGCACGTACTTTATGACCGATCCGTTCTCTTGATTCAGCACTACACGcaaatacattttttgtttcACGCCTTCTCGCGAGCGTGTTGGCCCTTCTGCAAAACGCCGGTTTGCGCCTCCCATAGCTTCcagccggttgtggtggatcctTCCTTCGGTACAATTCACCGTAAATTGGATCCAACCGAGCGGCGCTCGCGGTTGCAAGTGCGAAAAACTCTGTGTCAGATTAATATTAAGATATGAAGTGGCGCGCCGGGTAACTCCAGAACGCGCTGAAAACCGGATCCGACCCATCATCATCGCGAACGAGTagttaattaatttaaattttgattcaATTACTGCAATCCTGACAGGTGGAATTGGTGCCGGGCGCAGGAATTTATATAGCAAAATCCCAGATTAGCCGATGCTTTCGAATGAGCGATGTTTTGTTGCAGCCGATTTGAGCGCTAAGTGGCGCTGGGGAGAATTCCCGTTTGTATCAGTCAATGTTGTTTGGAACTTAGATGAGTTGGAGAAGTGTACCTTCTGTGTGTTGGATGCTTCTTACGATGGAACACCATCTGGCGAGTAAGACCGGTAGTTTGCTATCATCGCAATGCTGCCGTGCAGGGATTCGAAGGGGGATATCGAATAAGAAGAAATATGTGATAGGATCATAAATCATCTCTTTTCTATCTAGATAATTTGACTTTGACGGGCGGCGTCCTTGAAGAATATTCTCAAATCAAGTCTATTAACAAAGGCAAACACGAAATTCATTCCCATTCAAAAATAAAGGGTCCGAAATTGGTGAACAGGTATAAAATGGGCAACACTTTATACTCACTCGCCAAAATATAGCGCATACGCGGCAACCACGTTGGTGTATGCGTTGTTAGTTACATTTTCATGATCTTCATCCGGTCCCATAACCGCTGTGAACAAAGTAAAGAGAGAAATTCTCGGTTAACTGTTTGTGTTTGATTAACGCTGGAACTGACCTTTAATATCGTACAGACCAGTAACGGGATCGAATGAGAGTCTGCTGGCCCAAAACTCTGCGATCTCGGTTGCCAAAGAGCGTTCCAGTAACCAATCTAGATCATGCGTGGTGGAAAAGTACTGACGGAGTGCGAAACTTATATCCGCTGTGACATGATGCTGGAATTGTGCTATTCTCGGACAACAAGGTTGGATAACTTCCACACCAGTCGAGGCGCTTTCCCATGGATATCTAGGAATTAAAATAAGTTACGGAATATTGAAGCTCTTCTCATGTTAGTTTACTTGATTCCACGATAACCGTTGCTCTTCGCATTGTTCCGAGCCGCCGCTCTTGTTCTGAACCTGTAATCAACCATCATCTCGGAGAATTTGTTCCCGATTAGATTAATCACAGGAAACATCCAAATCTCCGAATCCCAGAACGAATGTCCCTCGTAGTCGTTTAGATTGGTTCCACCGCCCCGGCCGAGTCCCGTTGGGCTTAGCCCTCCGAAACGATAGGCTTTCGAGTCAcgtgttcgattcaatgcaccTAACGGAAAGTTGCTTATCAAATAGAATATGCTCGCTTGGATTACCAGCTCCAGGTCACGATTGCCATCAGTTTGTATGCTGAAATCGCTCCAGAAAGCATGCCAAATGTTCGAATGATTTCTCAGCAGTTCTTCGTCGTCCAGGGAGATTGCTGCGCATAGAATAAAGTCAAGTTAATATTTAACGTTTATTGTTTAGTTGAAGTTACTGCCAAACGGTACTCGATCTTGGCTGGATAGGATAGGATCTACACAGCGAAGCTACAGCAAGTGTGACGAAGAAAttatgtattattattagtatAAAGGACGCGCCGAACCGTGAACTGAAGAaatgaattaaatttatttcgttGGTCTGATTTCGAGGTGAAATAAGCATAACGAgagaaagaggaaaataaaagaaacaatATTATCATCTGGAGGTGAATAGCGTTAGCGGCTTATGCTGATCGTGGCTAAATAGAGGGATGTTCACATTGCATATAgagtttatttgtttgtttgtaaaGCTGGCACAAGGATTGTTTCTCGACAATATAACATTTATATGATAATTTCAAACTTGTAAACAGAATAGtgcaacataaaaaaaagtcttatTTTTGCATTGTGTATTAATTGATAAACAAATGTTATGTTCTAGTTAAATGTGCGATTCCATTCGTATATTAAAGAATTTGGAGCTATAGAAGTGATGGGAAATGAACGGGTATTGAAACAGTAACATCATCTGCTTTCTACCAGATTACGAGAACTTTGTGTGTCGCATCTATGGAAAAGTACAAGAAATGAATTTTAACTAGAGTGTTCGTCATTTCGAACGTGAACAACTTATTTGTTATTTTCTAGGTCGAAACATATTGCATTGCCTTATTGAAAAGAGCAGTTGAAGCACACCGAATTATTAGTCAGATTTCGGCAATTCTACGAAAACCACATGCGCACATTGACttagaaatttcaaaaattatgtttttgatgATAAAGTCTTCCCGAAACAACGCAAAAATTTTCGCAAATAATCAGCAAGGACTCATCCATGTTGGGCTTTGAAAATCTCCGCTTCATACTATTTTCAATACTGTAAGAgtatgataaataaataaataaataacttcTACGGATTTAGCTACCTCTGCGAGATTTATATGCTATTTTATATGCACCTGCTGCATATCGAACAAGAAATTTTTCTGACGAACGAAAGCGTTTCCCAGAAATTATGCGATTTATTCGTTTTGAGAGAAATGATGATTGAACCCAGCATTTGCACCTGCAGATGGCGGATCTCTGTAGTAGCATGTCccaaaaagaacctgaaactattgagaaccagaacaGAGGGTCGAAATCCTCTAAGGATGATGGATGCAATAGCTTTTATGTATGGTTATTgcgcaaaattcaattcgcactcccaaaattcttccaaaaatggaagtaaaagtgacgaaccagccaaaagtgttgaaagtcactataatagagggAAAAAGGTATATAATAAATGTAGGTAGGTTTTTAGTGTTCATATAATTCTATAAAATAGTAAAATCTTCTATCCTTAGTTCATACACAATTCTATTCGACACTGACAAAATAAAATATCCATtgtcatattttttcagaaccgaTATCACCAACAAGGTACCGAtcttcagacagcatctacgcatccagctctcaacagcgtaataatcattactcgtgcactcaaaaaatgaaaactataccttcaaatatgccttaaacaataaccaaaatatccGAGAACTTAACTTTCTTCCTAACATCCgagaaaaaatcacgaaaattcattattttacttttgtattatcaatctgaaccagtaaacaagataaaatgaaaataatacgaTTATTAGCTAATGCGATCGCTCCcgagtccagacagctgagcatccCCAAGCCCAATTCAAGCCAACACTTCAGGTCCGTCATATTCTAGGAATAAAATTCCCACTGAACTCGCAATCAGATCTCCCgcaactcagaaaaaaaatcattataaccATCTATCTAACAAATTTGTCTACGAATATTCCGGTAGGGCTATCCCCAGCATCATTTCACTTCCAATTTGTAATCTCATGAAAAGAGGTTCATGTTAAATTGTTCATGATTGTTTACGCGATGCTCAAAATATTGTAGACTTCGCAATTGTTTTTTAATCTTACTATctaaaaaactgaaaacaaacTAAATACCATTATTATTATTGGctttagacaaaaaaaaaacaagtaacaaaaaacattcaacataaaaaattataggaggttgtgtccaagacacgaccacattgttgacgtagaactacgctataGTTTTGTTACTGTCATTCGAAACCAAATAACACacgcctagtttgatgattccccacacaattgtgtagtttagAGCCTTattggaatggcgtcagtttgatgtaaagaatacaatgccagagacatcagcgagtaagtaatttggtcgcgtccacagctcaatcagaaacgaagacatgtgatgacgcaaaacaaggataaacaaacgatgttcattgcttcgtatctagaacttCGTATCTTCACCGCACGGAGCGGAACCACAGGGGTTCCCACCCGTCGAATGAAGCGAGGGTTCCTTCCACGCACCCGTTGCCTCCATGAGTGGAGCAACATCAAAAATATACAGTCCACCCCACAGTTCCCAGCATATGGAACATATACTAAGTGGCATGTTTAAAGATCATTGATTGTGCTATCCGATAGAAGTTCCATCAAGGTTGCTTTTGGATAGTTCTCTGTGATTAAGGTCGATTGAAAATAGATACTTGAGTCACACcttaaaatttattaaaattatttcttcttcgttttcgaatttttgagaCTGCCAAGGGCACTTTTGGTTTATGATGTCAGAATGATCGCTTTTTAAATGtgcaatccatttttcataaagTGTATTCGATAGGGCGTGTTCGTCATACAATACTACATGCATGCGACATCGCTCAGTTGAGCTTTGTTTTACAAAAATGTGACCAAGAAAAATCCTGCAAATACTGTGAAAAGTGCTTTTCAAAGCCTTCCATCCTGAAAAGGCTACGCTACCGTCATGTGTCACTGATATCCGACAACTCATAAGCTTGTAATTTTATCTCTcgtaaaaagttgatttttagtTATACTTCTAATAACACTACAGGTCCTATACCCGTAGTTGGTGATGCAATAATCAACATAGTATGAAATTCAATGGAAGATCGATAAACTTCAATGGTCAGCAACGCTTAACGTCACAAGACTCAGCATTGAAAGGGTTGAGggtttatttgaaatatttttttacaattcaaGAATCATGGAACCTCGAGTTTCCTAGAACAGTTTCAATTTTTCGTAGTTCTAGTATCTCTAGGGCGCATACATAGTAAGTTGGAACCCCCCACAAGGCAACACGAGAAAAAAATCTGATCATCCCAACTTTTATCTGCCGTGCTACTCACCATCAAGCAACTCTTCTCGAGCGATACCAGCGCTTTCGTCAGCCGTCATTATAAATTTGTACGACACCGTGCGCTCGAACCGTTTCAGTATGAGCTCTTCTGGAACATGATTCCATAAAACACAAACGTGTCGCTTCTGGTGCGGATGCTCTGGATCTTCCAGCTCCCTGGTGGTGCCACATGCTTGGTGCACTTGGAACGTCGAAGGTGCCTCGGCTGATGAATATTCATCCTCGTCGATGTTTACAGTCTGGGTCCGGTGGATCTTCGAGGAGGATAGCGACAGGTTGATATTCCGTTCCGCGTCGTGGTCAGCGATGAAGGTTTCCGTGGAGCTGAACAAGATGTCTTCACTGCCGGGAGAGGGGTTTTTTTGAATGATGCCGATGTGAATATCGTCTAGAACAATGTGAGGATTTTTAGATGTATACTGTGCAGATAAACTAGCATTCTACAGTAATCAAACTCGCccagaaattcaacaaaaaaaaatactttgcgGCTCTCATTAGAAACGTGAATGGTTGGGTTttattagttattatttaaaaatgttAATGAACTTCCTGTGGTATTTCAACGAAATCCAAAGTTTGTTGTCATTTTTTATATAGCACCACAATGCGGAGTTATCCATTTCCTGTTGATCGGATTTAAATACAAAACCACACACTATCCCCTAACGAGATAGCATTTGATTCAATATCCCAGTAATACTAGCTGTACAACCGCAAGCGGTCCCTCTAATTCGTTCAAAAATAAAGCGGTCAGCGATTAATATGCGAGCATCATGTTTTGTCGTGTCATTATTTACATCTGTTTTATTAGCTCACCACAATTCCAGCCCACCCCCGTTTTACACCACCACTAACCTTCGCTGGCGAGTCTTTCGATCGTGAATTGATTGACGATCGCACGATTGTAGAATTGATGGGGATAGATCAGTTGAACTACCCTGTAGCTATGATTAGGCGCTCGATAATCGACGTGAAACGTGCCTTTCTCAAAGTCCATCCACTCGCGATTCCCACCGACGGCGTCACCATCATCGGTCACAGCGAGCCGAAGATTGGCCACGTTCGCTATCTTTGCCCTATGACTCAACCCCCGGTGGCCGTTGTATAGTCCGTTCATGTAGATCGCGTCTTCGAATACCGTGAAACCGAGATGTCCATTCGCTAGCGTCGGAAGTAATCGCTCATCAGCCGACGGTGGGCTGAAAACAGGATCACTCGTTAAAAcactcacacacaaaaaaaaacaacaggtGCAGTCATGGCATATTTTTTCTGTAATCCAGTCAAATATCCCACGATTAAAAATGCACATTTTTATCACCACTTCCGCTCATTCTAATCTCTTTTGGCG from Toxorhynchites rutilus septentrionalis strain SRP chromosome 3, ASM2978413v1, whole genome shotgun sequence encodes:
- the LOC129777898 gene encoding protein-glucosylgalactosylhydroxylysine glucosidase-like encodes the protein MVVLLLVILILTGSYAKHSFKSTNHGTVATMVNGVISQETSSGPPTVDASDKMFGSPKVSDCPPSADERLLPTLANGHLGFTVFEDAIYMNGLYNGHRGLSHRAKIANVANLRLAVTDDGDAVGGNREWMDFEKGTFHVDYRAPNHSYRVVQLIYPHQFYNRAIVNQFTIERLASEDDIHIGIIQKNPSPGSEDILFSSTETFIADHDAERNINLSLSSSKIHRTQTVNIDEDEYSSAEAPSTFQVHQACGTTRELEDPEHPHQKRHVCVLWNHVPEELILKRFERTVSYKFIMTADESAGIAREELLDAISLDDEELLRNHSNIWHAFWSDFSIQTDGNRDLELVIQASIFYLISNFPLGALNRTRDSKAYRFGGLSPTGLGRGGGTNLNDYEGHSFWDSEIWMFPVINLIGNKFSEMMVDYRFRTRAAARNNAKSNGYRGIKYPWESASTGVEVIQPCCPRIAQFQHHVTADISFALRQYFSTTHDLDWLLERSLATEIAEFWASRLSFDPVTGLYDIKAVMGPDEDHENVTNNAYTNVVAAYALYFGDLTKCLKDDNRSPASGNWSALARRIKLLYDAENDYHPQFEDYHLGTVIKQADTVLLGYPLQYQEMTTQTRSNDLRFYENVTRRTGPAMTWAMHSINHLDLEEIEDAVEKFNRSYQCYVRGTFKVWYEVEAGSDGAINFITGAGGFLQAVIYGFGGVRLFLDRLEVRNTRLPPGSTMFRIKGLKYMGANMTLKATAERTTLAISQIMQDITIQIGDNPSQLVELNRIYDISKVSTVIRAAHNIYNNCPISEEILSNVNVVNKQQEDESLNQVFLWKHRSNGF